CTTTTCTAAGAATACTAAATTTTATCGAATCTATTGTTTCACCAATGTATTTAATTGAATGAATATTATTTTTGTTTTTATTAGGATTACAATCTACTCTTAAAACTTTCATTTTAGATATATCCACATTATTGATAAGTAATGTATTACATTTTTGAGATTTATAAGAAAATTGAACAAAACATAAAATAATGATTGACAATAACCCTAAACACTTATTTTTCAATATTGAAATGTGTACTATTCTAATTAAATTTTTAGATTTCATAATTGATATTATTCTGATTGAGAAATTGGTATTTAATTTTTATAGGGCTTCCCCCAATATTTTATGAAAGTCCTAACTATTTCAGTTTGAATAAATTATTGGCTAAATTATAGAATATTTTTTTACTTTAACTTAGTCACTTATGAAATTCTTAGATTCTTTACTTCCGACCAAAGAGGTAGTTTATCAAACCTCACTTTCTTCTCAAAAGGTAATACAGAGAATAGAAAGTAAAATTAGCGCAAGACCTATCAGAAAATCAATATTTGATGCCATTCCTCTGAGTTATTATGGAAAAGTCGAAGGAAATACATTTGAGTTAGGAAGGCGTTCAAGAGGCAACAAAGACCGACCACCAAGAGCGCAAGGAGTGATTGAATCAAACTCAGATAAAACGATTGTGAGAGCAAACATTAATGCAAATAGAAAACTTAAATCAGGCATGATTTTTATGATAGTACTTATTAATATATCTGCTCTACCCCTTTTCTTTGCAGTTCTTGACAATGATTCTGAAAGTTATGAGCTTCTTGGTTTATTTATCTTTATGCCTATTTTTTTTAGCTTTGGCTTTTTGGTAAATTATTTAATATTGATAAATCGTAATAATAAATTCGCTAAATACATTGCAACACTCATAGATGGAAAAATTATTAAATAAATGATTCCACGAATTCAAAATTATCGTTTTTCTGAAAAAATTGGTAACTTGCCTTACTATAAAATCTATACTCAATTTCAATTAGATTTTAGCAAAAAATATTCTAAATAGACACAAAAAAGCACAAACGCCAACTTCTATATAAATTTATAATTATGAGCGACGCAAAAAATACAACCAAAACGACAGCCAAAAAGCCTGTTCGTAAAGCAGCAGCAAAAAAAACAACTGCTAAAACTCCTGCAAAAAAGCAATCTTCTTTTTCAAAAGAGGTTTATATGAAATGGTACGAAGATATGCAGCTTATGCGTAAATTCGAAGAAAAAGCAGGACAGCTTTACGGACAGCAAAAAATCAGAGGTTTTTGTCACTTGTATATTGGACAAGAAGCCTGTGTAGCTGGCGCAGTTTCGGCACTTACAAAAGATGATAAATGGATAACAGCTTACCGTGACCATGCTCATCCACTTGGTTTGGGAACTTCGCCAAATGCAGTGATGGCAGAGCTTTTTGGTAAAGAAACTGGTTGCTCAAAAGGAAAAGGTGGTTCGATGCACATGTTTGACAAAGAGGTCAATTTTATGGGTGGACACGGAATTGTTGGAGCGCAAGTTCCACTCGGTGCAGGAATTGGTTTTGCAGAAATGTACAACGAGACTGGAAACCTTTGTATCTGTTATATGGGTGATGGTGCAGTTCGTCAAGGAGCAATCCATGAAGCCTTTAATATGGCAATGCTTTGGAAAATTCCTGTCATTTTTGTGATTGAAAACAATGGTTATGCTATGGGAACTTCTGTAAGCAGAACTTCAAATGTAATTGATTTATCAACTCTTGGAGAATCGTATGATATGCCTTCTGAAGCTGTTGATGCAATGAGTGTGGAAGCTGTTCACGAAGCGGTTGCAAGAGCTGCTGATCGTGCTAGAAGTGGTGAAGGTCCTACTCTTTTGGAGTTCAGAACATATCGTTATAAAGGACACTCTATGTCTGACCCTGCAAAATACCGTACTCGTGAAGAAGTAAACGAATACCGTAAAAAAGACCCAATAGAGCAAGTAAAAGATGTTATTTTGGAAAAAAAATATGCTTCACAAGAAGATTTAGATAAAATTGATGCAGACATCAAAGAAAGAGTAGAAGCCTCTGTAAAATTTGCAGAAGAATCTGATTTCCCAGATGCAAAAGAAGCATTTACAGATATTTATAAACAAGAAGATTATCCATTTATTATGGATTAATTTATTTCTAAACCCTAAGGGTCTTCGAAGAGCCTTAGGGTTTAAATTCTATTTTTAATGAAGAAAAAAGAGGTCGTAAAACAGAGTTATCAATCACAGGAATACGATAAAATTTTTAAGGAAAATATCGAAGAATTGATTATCCCTTTTGCTGAAAAGCTATTGAATATCAATCCTAAGAATTTACGAGAAATTCCGAATGATTTACAAACTACTTTAGAGCGAAAGCCTGATTTTTTGAAAAAGGTGATTGCAGATAAATCACAAAAGGAGAAAATAAAAGATTTTATCCTTCATATAGAATTTCAAACTGTTGATGAGAAAGATATGGCTCATCGTATGAATGAATATTATGCTATTCTGTATAGAAAACATAAATTAGATGTTCATCAGTATGTCTTTTTCATTGGAACAGGAAAAGCCAAAATGAAACAAATTATTGAAGCTAAAAATTTATCTTTTCGTTTTGAGGTAATTAACATGCAGGATTTTAGTTATGAATTATTCCTAAATTCTAATAAACCAGAAGAGGTTATTTTGGCGATTTTGGCAGATTTTGGAAAAACAGATTCAGATACTATTATCAAAAATATTCTTCAAAAAATAAAAGACCTTCCAATTGAAAACTCTATTCAAAAAAAGACCGTTATACAGTTAGAAGTTTTATCTAAATTAAGAAAATTACAATCACAAATAATTGAACAATTGAATGCTATGGCACTAACATATAATATCGAAGAGGATTTGAGGTATAAGCAAGGAGAACTAAAAAGAGCAGTAGAATCTATTACAGAAATGCTCAAGGATGGATTAGCCTATGAAAAAATAGCAAAGTATGCTAAAGTATCAAAAGAATTTGTAGAAGAAATCGCAAAGCAAATTAAAAAATAATTGTGTTTAGTTAATCAGAAATCATTCATTAAAAAATCATGCAAAAACTCGTTTGGATAGTCGCTTTTTTAGGTCTTTCGCTTGGTCAAGAGTGGTGGAATCCTGTATATATATTCCAAACCAATAGCGCAAAGAAAAAAGCTACTCAGTTATACGAAGA
This is a stretch of genomic DNA from Bernardetia sp. MNP-M8. It encodes these proteins:
- the pdhA gene encoding pyruvate dehydrogenase (acetyl-transferring) E1 component subunit alpha codes for the protein MSDAKNTTKTTAKKPVRKAAAKKTTAKTPAKKQSSFSKEVYMKWYEDMQLMRKFEEKAGQLYGQQKIRGFCHLYIGQEACVAGAVSALTKDDKWITAYRDHAHPLGLGTSPNAVMAELFGKETGCSKGKGGSMHMFDKEVNFMGGHGIVGAQVPLGAGIGFAEMYNETGNLCICYMGDGAVRQGAIHEAFNMAMLWKIPVIFVIENNGYAMGTSVSRTSNVIDLSTLGESYDMPSEAVDAMSVEAVHEAVARAADRARSGEGPTLLEFRTYRYKGHSMSDPAKYRTREEVNEYRKKDPIEQVKDVILEKKYASQEDLDKIDADIKERVEASVKFAEESDFPDAKEAFTDIYKQEDYPFIMD